A part of Amycolatopsis lurida genomic DNA contains:
- a CDS encoding SAM-dependent methyltransferase → MLTLTRSPDWVPPGTDDTVPSAARIYDYMLGGGHNFAVDREAATKAERIMPHARGVARLNRAFLRRAVRFMVDQGVRQFLDIGSGVPTVGNVHEIAQEADPECRVVYVDHDPVAVAHSRLILDGNDRTTALKADARDPSRILGDSQLRRQLDLDEPIGMLFLCMLHWLPDESDPGGLMRHYIDAMASESYLAITHITEDYLPYQVREALRIATRGGDQVTSRPYDEVLTMFGDLELLEPGLVGCGTWRPAGPGDIAEDPTLNQVLYAGMARKS, encoded by the coding sequence GTGTTGACACTGACGCGATCACCGGACTGGGTCCCGCCGGGGACCGACGACACGGTGCCCAGTGCCGCCCGGATCTACGACTACATGCTGGGCGGTGGCCACAACTTCGCCGTCGACCGCGAGGCCGCCACGAAGGCCGAGCGAATCATGCCGCACGCCCGGGGTGTGGCGAGGCTCAACCGCGCGTTCCTTCGCCGGGCAGTCCGGTTCATGGTCGACCAGGGCGTCCGCCAGTTCCTCGACATCGGTTCGGGCGTGCCGACCGTCGGCAACGTGCACGAAATCGCGCAGGAAGCCGACCCGGAATGCCGGGTGGTGTATGTGGACCACGACCCGGTCGCGGTCGCGCACAGCCGGCTGATTCTCGACGGCAACGACCGCACCACCGCGCTCAAGGCCGACGCCCGTGACCCTTCACGCATCCTCGGCGATTCTCAGCTGCGCCGGCAGCTGGATCTCGACGAGCCGATCGGCATGTTGTTCCTGTGCATGCTGCACTGGCTCCCCGACGAATCCGACCCGGGTGGCCTCATGCGCCACTACATCGACGCGATGGCTTCCGAAAGCTATCTGGCGATCACGCATATCACCGAGGATTACTTGCCCTACCAGGTTCGGGAAGCGCTCAGGATCGCGACAAGGGGCGGCGACCAGGTCACGTCACGCCCCTACGACGAGGTGCTCACCATGTTCGGCGACCTCGAACTGCTCGAACCCGGTCTGGTCGGATGCGGCACCTGGCGCCCCGCCGGGCCCGGCGACATCGCCGAGGACCCGACACTGAACCAGGTCCTGTACGCCGGAA
- a CDS encoding alpha/beta hydrolase, whose protein sequence is MRRGRVKRRRAGAAASAILLAASLSMPAQAQADAATCRSVTIPVKLAGLLPQTVHGRLCEPPQGARTVQVLVPGATYNSVYWDPAITPETRSFRLAMNKAGHATLAIDRLGTGAGSKPPSALLTAFTGADVVHQVVQTIRRGELGSRFDKVILGGHSLGSAIAVLEAGTYHDVDGVLITGLAHRINPPGALTVLGSFIPVALDPVLSRLGLDPTYLTTQPGTRYAAFHAPGPAVPEMTAYDEATKDVVAPGELLDAAALATVLPYSLKITVPVLVVLGGGDGGLCGPLATDCTSSAGLLRSEAPYYSAAAKLRTYVLPGYGHSINYAPNAPDYHRAVTQWADTMGLSR, encoded by the coding sequence ATGCGTCGTGGCAGAGTGAAGCGCCGCCGGGCAGGCGCGGCGGCGTCCGCCATCCTGCTGGCCGCGTCACTGTCGATGCCCGCGCAGGCTCAGGCCGATGCGGCGACGTGCCGGTCCGTGACCATCCCGGTGAAGCTGGCCGGACTGCTCCCCCAGACCGTGCACGGCAGGCTGTGCGAACCACCGCAAGGCGCGAGGACCGTCCAGGTGCTGGTGCCGGGCGCCACCTACAACAGCGTGTACTGGGACCCCGCGATCACCCCGGAAACCCGTTCGTTCCGCCTCGCGATGAACAAGGCGGGCCACGCCACCCTCGCCATCGACCGGCTCGGCACCGGTGCCGGCTCCAAACCGCCCAGCGCACTGCTGACCGCGTTCACCGGGGCCGACGTGGTCCACCAAGTGGTCCAGACCATCCGGCGCGGCGAGCTCGGCTCGCGGTTCGACAAGGTGATCCTCGGCGGACATTCGCTCGGCTCGGCCATCGCCGTGCTCGAAGCGGGCACTTACCACGACGTGGACGGCGTGCTGATCACCGGGCTGGCCCACCGCATCAATCCTCCCGGCGCGCTGACCGTCTTGGGCTCGTTCATCCCCGTCGCGCTCGACCCGGTGTTGTCGCGGCTGGGGCTCGACCCCACCTACCTGACCACCCAGCCGGGCACCCGATACGCGGCCTTCCACGCACCCGGGCCCGCCGTCCCCGAGATGACCGCCTACGACGAGGCCACGAAGGACGTCGTCGCTCCCGGCGAACTGCTCGACGCCGCCGCCCTCGCCACCGTGCTCCCGTACAGCTTGAAGATCACCGTGCCGGTGCTGGTCGTGCTCGGGGGCGGGGACGGCGGCCTCTGTGGCCCGCTCGCGACCGACTGCACTTCCTCGGCCGGGCTGCTCCGGTCCGAGGCGCCGTACTACTCCGCGGCGGCGAAACTGCGAACCTACGTACTGCCCGGCTACGGCCATTCGATCAACTACGCACCCAACGCGCCCGACTACCACCGAGCCGTCACACAGTGGGCCGACACCATGGGACTGTCTCGGTGA
- a CDS encoding M28 family metallopeptidase: MAEERSRRVFLSTSAALSAAALTGVPAGAEEQGDRLSPQRPDAELRAILREIDEHRIEATVRRLAGFGTRHTLSSQTDPVRGIGAARDWIFAEMTKSAQRSGGRMAVELQSYLQQPAPPRIPVATTITNVVATLRGSTTPERVYVVSGHYDSRCSDPLDATKDAPGADDDASGVAVAMELARVLATRRPAATIVFAAVAGEEQGLFGARHMATLYKAAGTNVQAMFTNDIVGSSRADDGTRDPRTIRLFAEGVPTSETPAQADIRRAVGGENDSPSRQLARFVRSVAENDATGMTVRVIYRRDRYLRGGDHIPFLEQGYPAARFTEPHEDYAHQHQDVRVENGKRFGDLPEFCDFPFIARVARVNAATVWSLATAPGTPEDVRIRTNQLTNDTDLVWRRGTDPDLAGYEVVWRETTADDWTHAFRVGDRTEAKVDLSKDNVFFGVRAVGKNGRRGPVAFPTPLS; encoded by the coding sequence ATGGCTGAGGAAAGGTCCAGACGAGTTTTCCTGTCCACCTCGGCGGCGCTCTCGGCGGCCGCCCTCACCGGTGTCCCGGCCGGCGCCGAAGAACAAGGCGACCGGCTCTCCCCGCAGCGACCCGACGCCGAGCTCCGGGCGATTCTGCGGGAGATCGACGAACACCGCATCGAGGCCACCGTACGCAGGCTCGCCGGCTTCGGGACGCGGCACACGTTGTCGTCGCAGACCGACCCTGTCCGGGGAATCGGTGCCGCCCGCGACTGGATCTTCGCGGAGATGACGAAATCCGCGCAGCGGTCGGGCGGCCGGATGGCGGTGGAACTGCAGTCTTATCTGCAGCAGCCCGCCCCGCCCCGCATTCCGGTCGCCACCACGATCACCAACGTCGTCGCCACCCTGCGCGGTTCCACCACCCCGGAGCGGGTCTACGTCGTGTCGGGCCACTACGACTCGCGGTGCTCGGATCCGCTCGACGCGACGAAGGACGCTCCGGGCGCCGACGACGACGCTTCCGGAGTGGCCGTCGCGATGGAACTCGCCCGGGTGCTCGCCACTCGCCGCCCGGCGGCGACCATCGTGTTCGCGGCGGTCGCGGGCGAGGAGCAAGGTCTGTTCGGCGCGCGGCACATGGCCACGCTGTACAAGGCGGCGGGCACGAACGTACAGGCGATGTTCACCAACGACATCGTCGGTTCGAGCCGGGCGGACGACGGGACACGGGATCCGCGCACGATCCGGTTGTTCGCCGAGGGTGTGCCGACGTCGGAAACCCCGGCGCAGGCGGACATCCGGCGCGCGGTCGGCGGCGAGAACGATTCGCCGTCCCGCCAACTGGCCCGGTTCGTACGGTCGGTGGCGGAGAACGACGCGACCGGGATGACCGTCCGGGTGATTTACCGCCGCGACCGCTACCTCCGGGGTGGCGACCACATCCCGTTCCTCGAACAGGGCTATCCGGCCGCGCGGTTCACCGAACCCCACGAGGACTACGCGCACCAGCACCAGGACGTCCGGGTGGAGAACGGCAAGCGGTTCGGCGATCTGCCCGAATTCTGTGACTTCCCGTTCATCGCCAGGGTCGCGCGGGTGAACGCCGCCACGGTCTGGTCGCTGGCGACCGCGCCCGGCACCCCGGAGGACGTCCGGATCCGGACCAACCAGCTGACGAACGACACCGATCTGGTGTGGCGGCGCGGGACGGACCCGGATCTCGCCGGCTACGAGGTCGTCTGGCGAGAGACGACGGCGGACGACTGGACGCACGCGTTCAGGGTCGGCGACCGGACCGAGGCTAAAGTGGATCTGTCGAAGGACAACGTGTTCTTCGGTGTGCGCGCGGTCGGGAAGAACGGCCGCCGCGGTCCGGTCGCGTTCCCGACGCCCTTGAGTTGA
- a CDS encoding class I SAM-dependent methyltransferase, whose product MTLGDWNDGWERLMAKYQPGRERAIARMIDLVASRSEGAAPRVLDVGGGTGTLCSRLLERLPGAELTLVDLDPVMLTIAGASLPSSVEVVRADLRDPDWVTRLPYDGYDAVLAVMALHYLPPGRLTELYAEFAGLVRARGFVANVDDMPAAAVMAATSDDGEDPWSAWWEGVAADPVLGPAVGERARSFGDSPSAEWHPPAEWHLRALEAGLGEGPVVAWRDGIQAAVVAFRRH is encoded by the coding sequence ATGACTCTTGGGGACTGGAACGACGGCTGGGAGCGCCTCATGGCGAAGTACCAGCCAGGACGCGAGCGGGCGATCGCGCGGATGATCGACCTGGTCGCGTCGCGCTCCGAAGGTGCGGCGCCACGCGTGCTGGACGTGGGTGGCGGCACGGGCACGCTCTGTTCTCGTCTGCTCGAGCGCCTTCCCGGGGCGGAGCTCACGTTGGTCGATCTGGATCCGGTGATGCTGACGATCGCCGGCGCGTCCCTGCCGTCCTCGGTCGAGGTGGTCCGGGCCGATCTGCGTGACCCGGACTGGGTCACGCGACTGCCGTATGACGGTTACGACGCCGTTCTGGCGGTCATGGCGTTGCACTACCTGCCACCCGGCCGGCTGACCGAGTTGTACGCCGAGTTCGCCGGGCTCGTGCGAGCGCGCGGGTTCGTGGCCAATGTGGACGACATGCCGGCCGCGGCGGTCATGGCGGCCACGAGCGACGACGGCGAAGATCCCTGGAGTGCTTGGTGGGAGGGGGTCGCGGCGGATCCGGTGCTCGGCCCCGCGGTGGGGGAACGCGCCCGGTCGTTCGGTGATTCGCCTTCGGCCGAATGGCATCCTCCGGCCGAGTGGCACCTGCGCGCCTTGGAGGCCGGCCTTGGCGAGGGGCCCGTCGTGGCCTGGCGAGACGGTATCCAAGCCGCCGTGGTGGCTTTCCGACGACACTGA
- a CDS encoding LmeA family phospholipid-binding protein yields MSDGRWFDLNPLPELFGLAAAGRALLPSVPVTPAAILKTVTEQLVGRRLTARVEGHDVELTLTGLDYETDSLSLAATGKVGDVRIVVEDVDWPETPLERITVLASNVRLRSLPSPAAIPEQVKMAIRVSPEVLQARVAEVRPGIIVTPGEDGHFHVRWEKRPRWGHLALESTVEDDAVVLRPMAVHIGRRRFGPPSRLRPIVLPLPELPQGVRLVAVEAHDGHLILHALAEEWPEKLSTIPLGDLLGWVTTAVATLTLPRLGGR; encoded by the coding sequence ATGAGCGACGGCAGATGGTTCGACCTGAACCCGCTTCCCGAGCTGTTCGGCCTGGCCGCCGCCGGGCGGGCGCTGCTGCCCAGCGTGCCCGTGACCCCGGCCGCGATCCTGAAGACCGTCACCGAACAGCTGGTCGGGCGGCGGCTGACGGCCAGGGTGGAGGGGCACGACGTCGAACTCACCCTGACCGGGCTCGACTACGAGACCGACAGCCTCAGCCTGGCCGCGACCGGCAAGGTCGGCGACGTCCGCATCGTGGTCGAGGACGTCGACTGGCCGGAGACGCCGCTCGAACGCATCACCGTGCTGGCCTCGAACGTCCGTCTCCGCTCGCTCCCGTCCCCGGCCGCCATCCCCGAGCAGGTGAAGATGGCGATCCGGGTGTCACCGGAAGTCCTCCAGGCGCGCGTGGCGGAGGTCCGGCCGGGCATCATCGTGACCCCCGGCGAGGACGGGCATTTCCACGTCCGCTGGGAAAAGCGCCCCCGCTGGGGCCATCTCGCCCTTGAGTCCACTGTGGAGGACGACGCCGTCGTCCTCCGGCCGATGGCCGTCCACATCGGACGCCGCCGGTTCGGCCCGCCGTCCCGTCTCAGGCCGATCGTCCTGCCGCTTCCCGAACTCCCGCAAGGGGTGCGGCTCGTCGCGGTCGAGGCGCACGACGGTCATCTGATCCTGCACGCACTGGCGGAGGAATGGCCGGAGAAATTGTCCACCATCCCGCTCGGCGATCTGCTGGGCTGGGTGACGACGGCGGTGGCCACACTGACCCTGCCGCGGCTCGGCGGACGCTGA
- a CDS encoding peptidase inhibitor family I36 protein encodes MHKYRLGAAFLAAVVVCLAGGTPANAEERGEHCVADAASGAIQCYGSFGESIAAASDGKVTGVPEAAAKPGTAENGRMAARIEESGKAGAAATVISVLYEHWNFGGGSLAVHGSPCTEGTVQYLDYLGNDWNDKVSSFQTFNDCHITMYADAYRQGDIQEWYANDSGNYGSNMNDRGSSVLYTRGPSRAELLRDCGRATKTCNAHVDQRGQDFYGDWGRVDTVFNCSSNKITQVIGKRDTRSGKNTVSNELSVSAGFEFLVQWTVAYKRTWGQEWGWETSENVETRIEVNPGYWAGLDRSPVMKVASGSYDMWYDKRRWGHHQWYVWNFSGEGPAPGVVGQTRTVGKKMTSAEKKKVCGNSTGLVRSQAATQAESAALPAATPKPAALPVAQGRLHS; translated from the coding sequence GTGCACAAGTACAGACTCGGGGCGGCCTTCCTGGCCGCTGTGGTGGTGTGCCTCGCCGGTGGTACCCCGGCGAACGCCGAGGAGCGCGGCGAGCACTGCGTCGCCGATGCGGCGAGCGGTGCGATCCAGTGCTACGGCAGCTTCGGCGAGTCGATCGCCGCGGCGTCGGACGGCAAGGTGACCGGTGTGCCGGAGGCGGCGGCGAAACCCGGTACCGCCGAGAACGGCCGGATGGCCGCGCGGATCGAAGAGTCCGGCAAGGCCGGGGCGGCCGCCACGGTGATCAGCGTGCTCTACGAACACTGGAACTTCGGCGGTGGGAGCCTCGCCGTCCACGGGTCGCCGTGCACGGAGGGGACCGTCCAGTACCTCGACTACCTCGGGAACGACTGGAACGACAAGGTTTCCTCCTTCCAGACCTTCAACGACTGCCACATCACGATGTACGCGGACGCCTACCGGCAGGGCGACATCCAGGAGTGGTACGCCAACGACAGCGGCAACTACGGGTCGAACATGAACGACCGCGGCAGCTCGGTGCTGTACACGCGCGGGCCTTCCCGTGCCGAACTGCTCCGGGACTGTGGCCGCGCCACCAAGACCTGCAACGCGCACGTCGACCAGCGCGGCCAGGACTTCTACGGCGACTGGGGCCGGGTGGACACGGTGTTCAACTGCAGTTCCAACAAGATCACCCAGGTGATCGGCAAGCGGGACACGCGCAGCGGGAAGAACACGGTCTCGAACGAGCTCAGCGTGAGCGCGGGCTTCGAGTTCCTCGTCCAGTGGACGGTCGCCTACAAGCGCACGTGGGGCCAGGAATGGGGCTGGGAGACCAGCGAGAACGTCGAGACCCGGATCGAGGTCAACCCGGGTTACTGGGCGGGCCTGGACCGCTCACCGGTGATGAAGGTGGCCAGCGGTTCGTACGACATGTGGTACGACAAGCGCCGGTGGGGCCACCACCAGTGGTACGTCTGGAACTTCAGCGGTGAGGGCCCGGCCCCGGGTGTCGTGGGTCAGACCAGGACCGTCGGCAAGAAGATGACCTCGGCCGAGAAGAAGAAGGTGTGCGGGAACTCGACCGGGCTCGTGCGGTCCCAGGCCGCGACGCAGGCGGAAAGTGCCGCGCTTCCCGCGGCGACGCCGAAGCCGGCCGCGTTGCCCGTCGCGCAAGGGCGGCTGCACAGCTGA
- a CDS encoding VWA domain-containing protein — protein sequence MKRWAVLAVGAVCALSLVSCDSSEGGTQNLGEAEPGTLRVLAGSELADLQPLLEQEAAATGVKVKFQFTGTLEGTESLANGKVDGQYDAVWFSSNRYPAAVPEAAKRLGEQVKIMSSPVVLGLSASSAQRLGWTGRPVGWGEIAEQAGKKAFTYGMTDPSASNSGFSALVGVASALAGAGNAVDAQQIASVTPKLTEFFSAQALSAGSSGWLSEAYQRRATGQDPGKKVDGLINYESVLLSMNASGKLPEPLTLVYPSDGVVTADYPLTLVQSANSDARDAHRKLAERLRTPDTQRKIMETTQRRPVVPGVQLGRQFAQKDLVELPFPATQQAADALLGAYFDKIRRPSRTLYVLDTSGSMSGDRIESLRAALIGLTGADGSLTGRYRRFRSREEVTMLPFDTVPGTPETFTVPEGDPQPALDKIKRFAEGLDANGGTAIYDSLHRAYDIMGPLVARDPDRFTSIVLMTDGQNANGAKFSDFQLRFPSLPEAVRQIPVFTVIFGEGDSAELGEVAKRTGGNVFDARGDVLPKVFQEIRGYQ from the coding sequence GTGAAACGCTGGGCGGTCTTGGCGGTCGGCGCGGTTTGCGCGCTGTCACTGGTTTCCTGCGATTCGAGCGAAGGTGGGACGCAGAACCTGGGGGAGGCCGAGCCGGGCACGTTGCGGGTGCTCGCGGGCAGCGAGCTGGCCGATCTGCAGCCGCTGCTGGAACAGGAGGCGGCCGCGACCGGCGTCAAGGTCAAGTTCCAGTTCACCGGAACGCTGGAAGGCACCGAATCGCTGGCGAACGGCAAGGTGGACGGCCAGTACGACGCCGTCTGGTTCTCGTCGAACCGCTACCCGGCGGCGGTTCCGGAGGCCGCGAAACGGCTGGGCGAGCAGGTGAAGATCATGAGTTCGCCGGTGGTGCTCGGCCTGTCCGCGTCGTCGGCGCAGCGGCTCGGCTGGACCGGACGGCCGGTGGGCTGGGGCGAGATCGCCGAGCAAGCCGGGAAAAAGGCCTTCACCTACGGCATGACCGATCCGTCGGCGTCGAACTCCGGTTTCTCGGCACTGGTCGGGGTGGCGTCGGCGCTCGCGGGGGCGGGCAACGCGGTCGACGCGCAGCAGATCGCTTCCGTCACCCCGAAACTGACCGAATTCTTCAGCGCGCAGGCGCTGTCCGCGGGCTCGTCCGGCTGGCTTTCCGAGGCCTACCAACGACGGGCGACCGGCCAGGATCCCGGCAAGAAGGTCGACGGACTGATCAACTACGAGTCCGTCCTGCTGTCGATGAACGCGAGCGGCAAACTCCCCGAGCCGCTGACGCTGGTGTACCCGTCCGACGGCGTCGTCACCGCGGATTACCCGCTGACGTTGGTGCAGAGCGCGAATTCCGACGCGCGGGACGCGCACCGCAAGCTGGCCGAGCGGCTGCGGACGCCCGACACCCAGCGCAAGATCATGGAGACCACGCAACGCCGTCCGGTCGTGCCGGGTGTCCAGCTGGGACGGCAGTTCGCGCAGAAGGACCTCGTCGAGCTGCCGTTCCCCGCGACGCAGCAGGCGGCCGACGCGTTGCTGGGCGCCTACTTCGACAAGATCCGGCGGCCGTCGCGGACGCTGTATGTGCTCGACACCTCCGGTTCGATGTCGGGCGACCGGATCGAGTCGCTGCGCGCCGCGCTGATCGGCCTGACCGGCGCCGACGGTTCGCTGACCGGGCGGTACCGCCGGTTCCGCAGCCGTGAAGAGGTCACGATGCTGCCGTTCGACACCGTGCCCGGCACTCCGGAGACGTTCACCGTCCCGGAAGGCGATCCACAACCCGCGTTGGACAAGATCAAACGCTTCGCCGAGGGTCTCGACGCGAACGGCGGTACGGCGATCTACGACAGCCTTCACCGCGCGTACGACATCATGGGTCCTCTGGTCGCGCGCGACCCCGATCGGTTCACGTCGATCGTGTTGATGACCGACGGGCAGAACGCGAACGGCGCCAAGTTCTCGGACTTCCAGCTGAGGTTCCCGTCGCTGCCGGAGGCCGTGCGCCAGATCCCGGTGTTCACCGTGATCTTCGGCGAGGGCGACTCCGCCGAACTCGGGGAGGTCGCGAAACGCACCGGCGGCAACGTGTTCGACGCGCGGGGCGACGTGCTGCCCAAGGTTTTCCAGGAAATCCGCGGGTACCAGTGA
- a CDS encoding toxic anion resistance protein, protein MDDFTFTPPEPVEAIPAERAAGLVTLAPEVHAEVAKRAESFARRLEALDVRSPEFTRVLDELLAVGESDMRAAATVAGALLDRSTRALAEIGSPQQQAAVSLAGLRRTVAEIDPAKLPITGRKLMGLIPVAGSAKKALDRYRAANEPVNALVLDLRARQDVLRRDNAALKGERERLWATLGKLSEAAAFAEAVDTAVERQAGIFDFTDPARAKSLRADAVHPIRQRHQDLLTQLAVSAQGYLALDLVRRNNDELIRGIERAVSTTVAALRVALLVSAALAGQRDVLDEVQAVQATTDGLIRANAEMLELRSAEIQRAGSDPAVAVATIRESFERIYRSIDAIDEFKAGAVSTMAATVEALSGEIRRAEDHLRRSHETATAEGAS, encoded by the coding sequence ATGGACGATTTCACGTTCACTCCACCCGAACCGGTGGAGGCGATCCCGGCCGAGCGGGCCGCGGGCCTGGTCACGCTCGCGCCGGAGGTCCACGCCGAGGTCGCGAAGCGCGCCGAGAGTTTCGCCCGTCGCCTCGAAGCGCTCGACGTCCGATCACCGGAGTTCACCCGGGTGCTGGACGAACTGCTCGCGGTCGGCGAGTCCGACATGCGGGCGGCGGCGACCGTCGCGGGCGCGCTCCTGGACCGCTCGACGCGGGCGCTGGCGGAAATCGGGTCACCGCAACAGCAGGCGGCGGTGAGCCTGGCCGGGCTCCGGCGGACCGTGGCGGAGATCGACCCGGCGAAACTGCCGATCACCGGCCGCAAGCTGATGGGGTTGATCCCGGTCGCGGGCAGCGCGAAGAAGGCGCTGGACCGCTACCGCGCGGCCAACGAGCCGGTGAACGCGCTGGTACTGGACCTGCGTGCGCGGCAGGACGTCCTGCGCCGGGACAACGCCGCGCTCAAGGGCGAGCGGGAGCGGTTGTGGGCGACCCTCGGCAAGCTGTCGGAAGCGGCCGCGTTCGCCGAAGCCGTCGACACGGCCGTCGAGCGCCAGGCCGGGATCTTCGACTTCACCGATCCCGCGCGAGCCAAGTCGCTGCGGGCCGACGCGGTGCATCCGATCCGGCAACGACACCAGGATCTGCTGACCCAGCTCGCGGTGAGCGCGCAGGGCTATCTGGCGCTGGATCTGGTGCGGCGCAACAACGACGAGCTGATCCGCGGGATCGAACGGGCGGTGTCGACCACCGTCGCGGCGTTGCGGGTCGCGTTGCTGGTGAGCGCGGCGCTCGCCGGCCAACGGGACGTCCTCGACGAGGTCCAGGCCGTGCAGGCCACCACCGACGGGCTGATCAGGGCCAACGCGGAAATGCTGGAACTGCGCAGCGCCGAGATCCAGCGCGCGGGCAGTGATCCCGCGGTGGCGGTCGCGACGATCCGCGAGTCGTTCGAGCGGATCTACCGGAGCATCGACGCGATCGACGAGTTCAAGGCGGGGGCCGTCTCGACGATGGCGGCGACCGTGGAGGCGCTGTCGGGGGAGATCCGGCGGGCCGAAGACCATCTGCGCCGGTCTCACGAGACGGCGACGGCCGAGGGGGCATCGTGA
- a CDS encoding ATP-binding protein: MSVLPREELRGLFLFEHLSEEQLDWIDEHAVLEQYAGGTTVMREGEPATCFYLLLSGALRMTRLVGGTEVETIRSDQRGAYCGATQFFVHQETEHTYGASVHAVSDLTFLTLPAAEFATEFRRWFPMATHLLEGMYLGWRNSDTVIGSRRRLLALGELSAGLTHELNNPAAAAVRATAALRERVAGMRHKLAMLAKKNVDPTLLEQLLDIQEQLVKQVASAPKLTAMQQADREDEIGDWFDGHGIDQGWDLADIYVRAGLTVPDLDRLLDSVGETFLDGAVRWLAYALETEMLMGEIEDSTTRISVLVGKAKQYSQMDRAPHQWIDVHEGLDSTLVMLAGKIGPGIRVVKEYDHAVPRIPAYAGELNQVWTNIIDNALGAMGSDGTLTLRTSRVDDHVHVEIGDTGPGIPAEVRQRIFEPFFTTKPVGQGTGLGLDISWRIVVERHQGDLRVDSEPGDTRFTVCLPVSEQSVI; encoded by the coding sequence ATGAGCGTTCTGCCCAGGGAGGAACTGCGCGGGCTCTTCCTCTTCGAGCACCTCAGCGAGGAACAGCTCGACTGGATCGACGAGCACGCCGTGCTGGAGCAGTACGCCGGCGGCACCACGGTCATGCGCGAGGGTGAACCGGCCACCTGCTTCTATCTCCTGCTCTCGGGCGCGCTGCGGATGACGCGGCTCGTCGGCGGCACCGAGGTCGAGACGATCCGATCCGATCAGCGCGGCGCCTACTGCGGTGCGACGCAGTTCTTCGTGCACCAGGAGACCGAACACACTTACGGCGCTTCGGTGCACGCGGTCAGCGACCTCACCTTCCTGACCCTGCCCGCGGCGGAGTTCGCCACCGAGTTCCGCCGCTGGTTCCCGATGGCGACGCATCTGCTGGAGGGCATGTACCTCGGCTGGCGCAACAGCGACACCGTGATCGGTTCTCGGCGGCGGCTGCTGGCGCTCGGCGAGCTTTCCGCCGGGTTGACCCACGAACTCAACAACCCGGCCGCGGCGGCCGTCCGCGCGACGGCGGCGTTGCGGGAGCGAGTCGCCGGGATGCGGCACAAACTCGCGATGCTGGCGAAGAAGAACGTCGATCCGACGTTGCTGGAGCAGTTGCTGGACATCCAGGAGCAGCTGGTCAAGCAGGTCGCATCGGCCCCGAAGCTGACCGCGATGCAGCAGGCCGACCGCGAGGACGAGATCGGCGACTGGTTCGACGGTCACGGCATCGACCAGGGCTGGGACCTCGCCGACATCTATGTCCGCGCGGGGCTGACCGTGCCCGATCTCGACCGTCTGCTGGACTCGGTGGGCGAGACCTTCCTCGACGGCGCCGTCCGCTGGCTGGCGTACGCGCTCGAGACCGAGATGCTGATGGGCGAGATCGAGGATTCGACGACCCGGATCTCGGTGCTGGTCGGCAAGGCCAAGCAGTACTCCCAGATGGACCGTGCCCCGCACCAGTGGATCGACGTCCACGAAGGACTCGACTCGACCCTCGTCATGCTCGCCGGGAAGATCGGGCCGGGAATCCGGGTGGTGAAGGAGTATGACCACGCGGTGCCGAGGATCCCGGCATACGCGGGCGAGCTGAACCAGGTCTGGACGAACATCATCGACAACGCGCTCGGCGCCATGGGGTCCGACGGCACGCTGACCCTGCGGACGTCCAGAGTGGACGATCACGTGCACGTCGAGATCGGCGACACCGGGCCCGGGATCCCGGCGGAGGTGCGGCAGCGGATCTTCGAGCCGTTCTTCACCACGAAGCCGGTGGGACAGGGGACCGGGCTCGGTCTGGACATCTCCTGGCGCATCGTCGTCGAACGGCACCAGGGCGATCTGCGGGTCGACTCGGAGCCCGGCGATACGCGGTTCACCGTGTGCCTGCCGGTCTCGGAGCAGTCCGTGATCTGA